The stretch of DNA ATTTGAAACTGGTTTCTCTTTTCAGATATTCAAAATGATCATTTTCCCTTCCTCCTAGCACCATCCAATCACTGCACGGCGCATGCGTACGGCGAACAAATGTGGGAAACAAGCAACGGGAAAAAGCACTCACGCAAAGACAAACAAGCAGAGAATTTCAGCTGGAATTAAAAAGCCTCGCAAAGATTTACATTGGTCTGCTTCTCCCAACTGTCCTTCTCTTGTCTCTAATTATCGCATACTCCAGAGACCCTACAAAGTTGATGGACCATACGGCACTACACGGAAAGTGGATAGAGTTGGTGCTGATTATCTTGCAGGGTTGTGTGGACATTGATTCCAAGCCTTTGGACTGGACCACCTGGCTATGGCTCGGAGCTTATGGCCCATATTGAACTATCGGCTCAATTGCCTCGCAAAGCTACATCTCTAGTCACACGACGGGTGGAGTGATCGACGCGGGGAACTTGGTGGGGGTACTGCGAGTCGGACCCCGATAACCTAGTGTGTGGACAAGAATGGAGGAAGCCGTTGCCCGTGGCGGGCGGGAGGCATGGATGTATTGTCGGGTGTAGCGCCAAGTTTCGAAGCAAGGGCTCTGACTTACGGCAACCACAGGGACTATTGTGCAACCGTGACATGACAGTGATAGCGCTGTTGCTCGTTAGCAGCCTGATGTCCTACCCTACTTCCTCCCGAATAAGTCCGAGAGGATGATAACATCAATCTGTTGTGAGTATACCGTTTTGATTGATTGATCTGGTGGTGTGAGTACAAGTCGGAGATGGTGTCGAATGACATTATTACTCTACAGTCCGGGGAAGCCAATTGTTGATTGATCTGGACGGACTTCCATTGTCTCAAGGTGAGTCCAAGAATGCAAAGACCCTTGTCAGTTAATGAACACGGACAATGTTGCAAGTGTTGAACAAGCCCAGAGAAATCGCCTTTGCAAATTCATGCAGATGAACAACGCCAATGGCGGCTGTCTCGGTGGTGTCTCTATTGCTATTCTTTAGTTGACCCGACTGTCATAGTCACCCAGATGTGCTCTTCAGTGAGCCCCTCGATTCTTGAGAGAACCGTCTAACGTGACTGGCGGACCTCTCGAGCTCTTTCATGTAAAATCACCCTTCACCAAGCAACAGCTACCCCCCCACatgttttttattttatttaaaTAATGCAATAATTACTTATATAGTCGTGTCTACTGTACGTTCCTCCCCTCACGAAATTTCAATCACCTCCACTTCGGGACCGTACATGAGATTCATCTGCTTAATGGCAGCGGTTCTTCGCATGTCTCCGCTCTGGGAACCCACATCCAGCGTCGTATGGCTGTCTCTAAGCCACTCGGCGTTACTGGGCTGCACCACACTCACGTCAAACACCTCCTGGAGCTGTCCAGTCACGTTTCCTTCCTTGTCGATCGAGTCCAATACCGAGGCCACCAGCTTTTCGTCTCGTATACTCCAGATCACAAATTTACCATCACAGAAGCCTTCCTCAAACTCCCTGTATCTAAATGTCACCATATCGAGCGCACCAACATGGTCGAAAATGAGATATCGACCCAGTTGACGCGGGGGAGACTTTCGGCCAATACCACCCACCTTGGAGAGATCCACTCGAGACCAAATGTGCCCGTCAGGACGCAGCTGGACATCAAAGACCGCCAGACGGCCGTTTGAATACAATGCCATGCGGCTAGCAAACGTGTAGATCTCAAACTCGCACCACTCGTCTGAATCCACGTTGGGCGCAGACAATGGGGAAGCACGCgtgatgttggagatgaccTGAATCAATGTGACGTTGCCCCGATCCGTCTTGGAGTtgggatcacgtgaaatCAGGTAAATATAATGCACATCGTCGCTGTAAGACGCGAGAAGAAAGAGGTTTCTGGAGGGGTCGCCAGtgaggaggagcttgaCTTTGTCCTCGGAACGCTCCTCGGGCAGAAACTTCTTGGGTTGGAACCAGAACCAGTCTGTGGCTCCATTGATGTGGCACGGTTGTCCGTTAATCATAACCCAGTAGACAGTAAGAGCCTGTTCTCCTGGGGTAGTAGACACAAAGAGAGCGGCAGAGTGACGTCCACAAAAGGTGTGTGtaatgtactcgtagtctCCCTGCAGCTGGAAGTTCCACCAGTCTTTTGCTCGAGACGAGGTGCTGAGAGTGAACACCGACTTGCCCACGAGGTCTTTGGTCGCGAAACTGGGCACTGTGTCGGGCCAATGGGACGAGAAAAAGCCCTTTTGCGCGTCGAGTTTGAGCTGGCCGTTGTGAAACACGTACGACTCCTCCATGGTGTTGTTCAGGCCGCGCTGGAACCTCTCGATGACAATGTCCAGGTCGTGTTTGAGGTTGTTGGCGGTCTGCCGGGGCAGCGTGTACTGGCCGGTTTCGTCCTCGTTGTAAAATATGCAGGTCCAGTTGTTGCTGGGCGTCAGGTTGTCCTTGCGCAGGTTACGCACGCCCTCCGTTTCCGATGAGTATGTGATCATGTGGGCGATTTCGCTTTGAGTCAGTCCTAGCGTGTCGAGCTTCCATCCGGTGATGAAGTGGCCCGATCCGGGTGTGGCCGTGGGCATGGGCGGCGGCACCGGAGGAACTACCGGTACCGGCTGATGTGGTGATGGGTACATCCACACTGGCTGTGGGAGGCCGTAGTGAGGCATGTAAGGTGCTCCGGGAGGCATGCTCATCACCTCGTACGGCAGCGGATACATGTGTGGCGGGTACTGTATCGGATACGGGTATCCGTTGGCGTGCATGTActgcggaggaggagggggcGTGTGTTGTGGAGGCCCATGATggggtggaggagggtAGGGATGGTGTCGGGTGTTGAAGGTTGGAAATGTGCCTCGTTGAGGGCCGATCGGAGGAGTGCCGGGTCCGGGAGGCGGCGGTTGTTGCATCTGGGCAACTTGGGGTCGGAGGCAAGAAGTTGGAGACCCGTGCGGTTCGCGTTGGAGCTGATTGCAGTGGTGATAATGGGTTTGCAAAAGTTAAGCCGTGGGCGTGCGTTAGACATGCAACCTTGTGTACGttggagctggacaagCAATGAGTGATGATTTGTTGTAGTGGCCTCGATTAAAAGATGTAGGGTAATTTCCAAGATTTTCGATCTGCCCTATTACGTCCTCGCCAGGCTCATTAGTCGAAATTTTTGCCATGTTTGAGTCTGATGGGAAGTCAGCTCCAGATGAAGGTTGTCGACATGGACATCAGCCAATAGAACGAAACTCCGTGGAGCTTAGTCAGTTGTTTCGAACGGTGCTTTTTGGGCTGCAAGTCGAAGATGGTGATcattggtcacgtgacacgtGACTATTGGTTTTCCCCACTCGTTATTCCAATCTTCGGAGTCCGACACTGGGTCTCAATCGAAGCGgttggtggttggagatcTAAGTATATGCAGTACAATTTGGTTCTTTAGTCTGAGCATTTGCATCTTTCAGAGTAGCTCCATCGTATTTGTGGCGTATTATGCGAGTACTCATCTCTCTTGGGCTCAGGAGCCTTGGAcgttacaagtacatgagATGAGGCGATTACAGGCGATTACAGGCGATTACAATGTCTAGTAGTAATTGTAGTGTGCCCATGAATTCCGTCATTGAAACAGTATGAGAGGTATCGAATGGGTGGAGACGTGTTAGATATGAaacttgcacttgtacttgtgatTCAATGACTCTTGATCTCTACCAATTATCGTCTATATTGTACTGGTCCAGGACGCGTACTAGTCCTCATTGAACTCATCCGCATTGGGCTTACTAACCATAGACATGCATAAGCATGCATAAACATGCACCCCGAGTGCAGCTTCAAGCATCATCTTCAGCAATCTGTTAACCACGACGCCACCACATGGGAGTACGCGGTTTATGGGACATCGTGCAGAGTACAGCTCGGCCGGTCAAGGTTGAGACTCTAGGCGGCAACCGGCTGGCCGTGGACGCGTCGATCTGGATCTACCAGTTTCTGAAGACGACCCGAGGAGCCGGAAAGAAGAATGCCCATCTGGTTGGTTTTTTCCGGCGGattctcaagctgctgtttctgggtATCAAGCccgtgtttgtgtttgacgGAGTTGCTCCGGAGCTCAAGCGCAAGACGGTGGCAAGACGACGGGAGCGACGGGAGGGCCGAATCGACAGTATGGAGAAAGAGGCCAAGCGGATTCTAGCGATGCAGCTCGAGAACCgcgagcagcagctgaaCGCCAAAAGAAAGCgcgaggacgacgacgacaacgacgacgacgactacACAAAGGGAAGTGAGCTTTTGGGGTCTGACACCAAGCATGTGGTGCAGAAGTTGGGGGGTTCCAACAAGAAACAACAACTCAAATCCGACTATGATCTGCCCGACCTGGACGTCAATATCGGCCAGGACGATCGGTTTCTGACACAACGAGAGCTAGAGGAGCGTAAAGAGCTGCAGAATCTGATCCCTCATGTTGCTGGAGACGGCTCTCTGGACATTTCAACTGACATCGATTTTGATTCTGACTATTTCCGGTCGCTTCCAGATGCTACAAAGTACGAGTTGCTTAACGGTGCCCGGCTGAGATCTCGGCTTCGTATGGGTCATACTGCCGAACAGCTTCAGCGACTGTATCCTGACTCTGAGTCGTTTTCCAAGTTCCAGGTTAACCGAGTTGCTCTTCGAAACAACTATACACAGCGACTGATGCAGCTGGTTGGTTTGGAGGGCGATCTGACGCTTCCCAAGGAGCATGAGACCATTGCAGAGATTAACCGAGTATCTGGAGAGAAGGGGAAGGAGTATGTGATGGAAAAGAACGAAGATGGATGGACCCTAGCAATGcatgatggaggagggaaTCGGGATTCTCCTGTTTTGATTGACGacgaagatggagagaagagatCTCATGATTTCGGTCGTTTCAGACGAAAGTCCAGTCTTGATAGGGAAGAACGGAGAAAAACTCAGAtcaaaaaggaggagatcaaggaggagagcgAAGATGACGAATGGGAAGATGTGGACATTGATGACAAGGAGACTGTTGATATCGACCAGCAGATCATTGATGCTGGGGAGGATTTGGAGACCCAACAGAGTATCATGAACTCTTTGGACGACGAAAAGAAGGCCAAACTTGCTGCCATGACCAAAACGTTACAGTTGAAGGGTCTGGACGGGCTGGGAGAGATGGACTGGGGCGCTGGTATCTTTGCCCCaacagaagagaagaaaaagaaggaagatgaggtgatggaggttCTTCAGTCGACGTATCGAGACCAGAAGGTGTGGGGAGGTGAACAGGAGATCACTCAGTCATCCACCTTGCTTGATAATGACCTGGAGACTGCTGTCGATGATTATGCACAGTCGGCAAATAAACCTGCTGATGCTGACTTGGCTGAAAAGGATGAGTCTGTACTCAAGCCTGACGAGCCCGATGAGTCAAAGTCTCCAGAAGAAACCCTTCCTGTGTGGTTCCAGCAGTCTCAGGATGGAGTGCAATCCGCTCATCGACCTGTGGCCAACAGAGAAGAGTCTGACTCGGACGAGGATGCTGGCTTGTATTATGGAGGGCAATCGTATGGAATCACGAGGGAGATTGTTGAATTGAGCGATGACGATGAGCCTGTCGCTCCAGCGGTTACTTCTAGGGCTGTCGCCACTACAAAGCTTCCGTCTAAGCCCACAGCTTCTAATTCTGTGGCTAAGCCTGTGACTGCCTCTATCATCACGAAATCAGCCAATATACAACCAGCGCCTGTCCCTACTCCTGCTGAAAACACAGAGACCATTACAGTATCAGATTCTGAGTCCGATGCTGAGTTTGAAAGTGTGTCTATTGAGCCAGAGAAGGCTGAACCAGAGCCTATTCCTACAGAAAAACCTGCAGAGTCGCTTGGAGGAGATATCTTTGGAACTGGTGAACTATCATTAGGTGAAGGTATCGTTGGCACTGGTTCTTTAGAGCCCAACACGTTCGACAAGCCTGAGGTTGTCACTGAGCCTGCTGACATATCTAAAGCTCATACGCCAAAGGAGTCGCCAGTGGTTGATGGTGATGCCACCCCTGAAGTCGACGAACACAACAAGTCCTTCGAGAACATGGTTCtagctgaagaagaagctgtaGAGGACATGCAGACGTCGCAGAACCTGATCAAAAACTTCAACCGTGaacaggaggagtttgagaagcagttcaagctggaggaggagcaagCCAAGGAGATGCGAATGGCGCTAATGGAGGAACTTGAGCAAATCAATCATACCCAAAAGTCTCGAGATACGACCAACGAAGAGGCCATTACTCAGACCATGGTTGACGAGTgtcagcagctgctgcagctgttTGGTATCCCCTTCATTACTGCGCCCACAGAAGCCGAGGCCCAGTGTGCGACTCTAGTGAATCTGGATCTTGTCGATGGAGTAATCACCGAGGATTCAGATGTGTTTTTGTTCTCGTCCAACCCTCGAATGCGTGTCTTCAAGAACTTCTTCAACTCGAACAAGTACGTGGAATGCTACAAGACCGGTGAGATAGAACAGACTCTCAATCTCGAGCGTAAGGATCTGGTCGACCTGGCTCTGTTGTTGGGATCAGATTACACTGACGGTCTACCTGGCATTGGACCTGTATCTGCCATGGAGATTCTGGCCGAGTTCAAGGCTCCTGGAAAAGATACACTGCGAGAATTCAAGGACTGGTGGGAATCccagcttgttgagagGGCTAACAGAGGCAAGAGTGATAACACGTCAGCTTTTAAGTCCAAGTTCTCGAAGCGGTTTCTTTCAAAGCTATTCCTGAGTGCCTCTTTTCCGTCTGAGAAGATCAGATTGGGGTACTTGGAGCCTTCTgtggacgacgacaagaCTCCTTTCAAGTGGGGTCATCCTTCTTTGGTTGGTCTGCGAGAGTATCTAGGAGACACGATTGGTGGTAACTCGATTGACTCGTTGCTGTTGCCTGTTCTGCAGCAAATGAATGCCAAGCAGAACCGCCAGACGCAGATTCTGGACTTTTTGCCGAATGGCAACGAGACCAGTGGTTCTGTTCGCATTGCAAAGGCTCTGACGAAGATCAAACAGAGAGCGAAGGATAAGAGAGATGCGACCAGAGAGGGCGATAAGAGCCAGGACAAGGCAAGGcagaaggacaaggacaaggacaaggagatggagatggatctTGATCTGGAGGGTTAATTACCGTAATGCATATTTATTGATGAAAGAGAGAACACTGCTCACCTCACAGAGCAGATCTATTGGCTTTTCATGTATCGTCTGTTGATGCGCTTAACAACAGCCAACTAAGTTTCTTGACAATGTGTAAAGCCGAATATATAAAAACACAACAAAACAAGGCCCTCAACCGCAGCCGAATACGCCACGAAATGAGATCTGTCAATCTCATTATCTCATGCACATTAAATTACGCCAAGACTTGGCAGCAATGTCTTGTGCTTGTGCCgctggtacgagtacgagcaccACCACAGGTTGAACTGAACTGAGAAAGCCCAAAAAAGATATGTCTCAAACCCCGAACAGGAACACGTGCGGCTGGCGGGCTGGAACGCATGTTTACAGTATTCAGGGTACGGCTCTATGTGGAAAAAGGGCTAAAAGCCCCTGTTATTTTTACCCTACCGTTCCTCAGCAGGTCCCAATTAAATGGGCTCAATGAGACATGTCCAATATGatttggtttttttttttttttttttttttgggtcTCCTCGTGCATATTTATTGCACTCTATTgctatcacgtgacgggTGGTATGGAAAATGATGTTTGTATCTTTGTATCATAGCTACAGTGGGAACGTTGtgattgtgtctgtggttgtggttgggTTCACTTGCGgtaaatatatatagggCGCAGTTTGCCCTGGGCAGTTGTTTCGATGTCACGCTTATTTGGGCGCCTTTTTCGTGGTGGCGTCTGTGGTTCGGTATAGTGCGCCACATGCCGGCTTGCTCGATACTCCGGCTTTCGCAGCCTATACTTCGGAGTTAATACCAATGGGGCAGGTGGTGGCAGACGAGGAAGGGCGGAGGGTGCAAACACCACGTTGGAAGACCGGCCAGCGCCCTTTTTCGCACACGATCCGTCTTAGCACCGTTGCTACTATTTCCGATCGGGCTCAGGGTCACATCATTCGAGGTCGGCTCTACGAGACCCCCATAGCTCACCAACAAGTGTGCACCATAACGCCGGCTGGCTGGAGTGTTTAGCTTTGGGCTAACTCGCTAGCGGAGGACGAAACGTGCGGGGCAGCAAGAGTGGGGCCACCAAAAGACCTGTTTGCGAGCCCGATTCGACCGTGCAGGCACCCAATTGACCGACTCTCACATGTTTGTCGGCTCAGCTGGGCCCGTCACTTTTGGGTCTGATTTGACACTCCTCTTCACACAAGGTTGCACATTGCATTTAGCGCTGCGACTATGCATACAATCGAGGGATTTAGCATGCCTGATATAAACTGGGTTGGGGAACTTGGTCAGACACAGATTttctctcctctccacTAACAACCCTCGTCCCGTTGCATCCGACACAGAAGCAGCAACACGTTCCTCGCCAGCTAGACATAGATAGACCgcccacacacacacaagatGCTACCTGGAGGAATCCCATACCCACCACCCGTGGACAACGGCTACTGGGGCCCCACGACATCGACCATTGACTGGTGCGAGGAAAACTACGTGGTCAGCAAATACGTGGCGGAAATCAtgaacaccaccacaaacgCCGTGTTCATGATCATGGCACTGTACACCATCATTAACGTGTACCGGGAGAAACACCACCCCACCATCATTTTCGCCGCCATTGGCTTTTTCATTGTGGGATTTGGTTCCTGGATGTTCCACATGACGCTGTGGTACGagttccagctgctggatgagCTACCCATGATCTACGCCACCTGCGTGCCGTTGTACAttgtcttctccaacaaAAAGAGCAACCACTTCAAGACGCTGCTGGGCGTCGGAATCGCCGCCGGTGCCCTGTTGCTCACAGCCATCTACCTGCACAACAAGAACCCCACCTTCCACCAGGCCGCCTACGGTATTCTCAACTTCATTGTCATTGGAAAGTCTGTGGCTCTGACTAAGGCCTACATTTCCGaccagaagaccaagaacctCTTCTGGCGACTGCTCGCCCTTGgcctcttctccttcctctTTGGCTACTTTCTGTGGAACCTGGACATCCACCTGTGCAACCAGTGGATCAAGATCCGACGAGAAGTCGGCCTGCCCTACGGTCTGGTTATCGAGGGCCATGCCTGGTGGCACATTTTCACCGGACTCGGAGTCTACATCTACATTGTCTACCTGTGCTACCTGCAGGTCTTCCTGGCCAAGCGACAGCACCTCTACCACTTTCTCTGGTGGTGCGGCTTCTTCCCCCACGTGGATCTGCTGCCTGAAGCCAAGTCTCTGTGGAACAAGCTGGGCCGAGCTCCCACCGAAACTGAGATGGCCGAGGTCAATTCGCTCAGTGGAGTCAAGCGAGTCTCCTCCATCCATGCCAAGAGCTCTTCTGTTAACCATCACAACTAGATGGCGTTTGACAACTAGATAGGACATGTATATTAACAGTATTTAATTCACAAGTCGTTGCTGTCGGTTGGACTCGCAGTGTATGCATGCCCCCACATCCAGAAATTGCGGGTTAGGTTTTCTGATAACACGGCGTAAGTTACGAGCTGTCGTATAGCCAGCTGTAGATAAGCACCAAGGGTCATCTTACTAACAAGAGCCGAACGAAACTGTGCTGAATGGTTCTGTCTATTTTATCCTCATCCAATCCTACACCCCACATTTCCACATGTTCCCAAAACCTCATTTGGAATGCAAACACGGGCTGGAAATGCAGCTAGAGCCTGGCGGGGTCTGGTCGAGTTGCTCCATTGAGGCATTATAACTGCAAGTGTTCGTCACAACAAGATAAAGCCGCAGCTTGGAACGTTCTAAGTGTTTATTCTCGCCCTTATTGGCCGTTGAACCTTGAGGGTGATGTTACTGTTTCGGGCGAAACCAGTCTTTTGAGGGCTTTAGCGGTGTCTGATGTTCACGGCTCGTGCGAATTTAGGGCGAGTACCGGTTTGGTTCGAGCACTTACAAGAACATGCTTCAAAAAGTCATGTTCAGCAAAAAGTCATGCtctggaaaaagaaattgCCATCACCCAGAATCGAACTGAGGTTTCCACGGCCACAACGTGGTGTACTAACCACTATACTATGATGGCGGGCTTTTTTCTAAAAATTCCCATAAAACACTAGGAACAGTCGTTTAGATTACGTGACCATGAATTATTACTTGTATAAATATTGACCGCTAAACGGCTCAAAACCACACGAAGAAACGATGAAGATGTATTATATGGTTGTATGTTAATGATTGTGGTGTATCTGCCAGAGCTTTTATATCTCCTTCACCCGTTTACCACAGTCTCTAGAGTAATTCTGAATTTGGAGGGTCGGTGAGATCTGCAGCTTCATGAAGTACTGAGGGAAATGTTCCTGGACAAATACCCTtcatgtacagtaaagtAATGAGACAAGTAGATATAATGGAGAGATTTTTGGACTGAATATTATCTTGCTATTGCCTTTGTTGATCTTTCGAGGTTCGTTATCATCCCAGAGTAGCCGCCTCGTGACAGCTCAGGCACAACAGACTGTGTGCACCCTAGAGAACAGCTCGGGACACTAACTTATAGATAAGTTTGTGGATTTATCAAGTTTACTCGGTAAATGCGCTTGTAACTATGATTTGTGTACCGGAAGCGCAGTTTTAGGCAAGTCCAGTTCCCCATACATGTccaagtatgtacagtgtgtAGTGAGCAACATGGGTTGAAAAGCAACAAGCGTCGAGAAAACTAAGGCAGGCACTACTCAGTTCTCAGTTAAAAATACTGACTAGATATTTGCTGTCTTTCTGGCTTTTTGTTTGACACGTCCTAGACACGAATCTTCTTGTCAACAATGAATTGTTGTTTGTTATTTGATAGTGAGGtagtatatactgtattgGTAGAAGTACTCTTCTCTTTGTCGCCTGTTTGAATGTCGGTTtacagtagttgtaggTGGTGTACCTGTGAAGACGCTACAGAGCGGTGCTTGTAAGAGTCACATGTCCCAGAATTTCAAGTTGAGCAACACCAAACGATCGCACTGGGTATCACTTTGGTATCCCGTCCCTCCCGTCGATTGCTTTACCCTATATATAAACAGAGTAAAGAgagtacttgcacttgtacatagtGGTACTCGCTTGGATGTACTGTGTACTGGTCTCACTTGTACTGtcttgcacttgtactggtacttgtactattAAGTGCACACTTCTcctgctacaagtagagagaCTCTGCCTTCACAGAATGTCACCTTTACTTGTGATTACAAGAGAGATTCGTAATATTTCCCAGTCTCCTTCACGACCCTCCTGGCCAAGCCCTTACAAAAACAATCTCTGATTCAGACTAACGAAGAATAACGTCAGTTGTCATCCTTGGCAAGCCTCACCTCGTGCAACCAATGTCAGACCACCGAAATTCACATGGACAAAGGCTGTGTGTATGGCCACCAGGTTAGTATTGTATCCCTGTGTGTATTTGCTACAAGTGTCTGTATACAACTTTTCCACACTGTGTACATTCCAAGCGTCTGTTTTGATTGTGATGAGCGGAGACATGTAATAATTGGGGATAAACGCATCCAAGCTAAGATTCCCTACGACATTGGCAGTGTACAAAGAGATTGGGAACCGTGCTCTATGGGCTCGCTGTCTTGGTTTCATACCCCTGTCTGTTTGGTTATCAGAACCTTGACCTGGGTGTCAGGATCTTCACAGATGAGACGACAATCAGCCACCAGTCGGTACGTTTGCATTCAGAAGTCATGAGAATCATAAATGGCCTTTATCATTGTTTGCTATGACGTTGGTTCCATCTATGGGCGGCACAACAACATTGATTGATGCATATGAGACTGAAGCAGAAACTCCGTATGTGATTGACTAGTGCGACATGTGTCGCTCGTAGgacacaagcacaagtacaagtactctcACCGGTGCATGTAcacactgtacttgtattgaCAGATACACGCCCAACGGGCCAGATCATGCATCGCTTAAGTTGGATCCTGGAAAGATGACGTCTGCCACACAACATTGTTTGAAGCCCGTGTGAACGTTGATAGCGCCACAGTTTGGTCCGGGGCACCTGTATTGTGTATACATGCGACTTCCGGGCTGTAGGATTGTGCAGTTTTCTGTAGGTCTGTTTCAGGCGAGTGTGTACATACAAACTGCTATGGTGGTCTAAGACGTCATCTTGTTTATGTTATTGAGCCTTGACAACACAGCCGCCACTAGTTAGACGGACAAAGAGCTCCATAACAAACCAATTCAATGGTGGAACAAGAAGCTCCCCACACGGAGGTTGGTGCCGATCGAATCTCGGAGCACTTGCAGAAGACGGAAGCTCAAAGTTGTCAGCTGGACTGCTGTGCATTGGtgtcaagtacagtacgactCAGGAGGGGGTATGCTTCGTGAGAAAGGCTGCCTGTGAACGATACTACCAGTAGGAGCCTGTCGCGGACGGTAATTCCCTCGGACTCCAACCGCTTCATTACATATAGCGTTCCAATGATTGGCCACAAGCCACTGAAGCTACTGCACCGCAGAAGGCCCATGACCTTTCTGTAAGCGTCGGCAGGATTAGCTCTGCTGCAGGGATGTTGACAAATCCAACCCAACTTTGCGGACCAAGGCGTAGACTTGTATCTTTTGGCCGCTTTCGATAAGGAGATAGCAGTGGGTTCCGTGGGTTTCTGGTGGATCGTACATACATGGTTCTGAGGCATTTGTCTCGGACTACCATGCCGCAGACTGGTTGTGGGGGTTGCTTGCATCCACCTAATGGCAGGGCTGAACGCCACTGCGTTTCTGCCTGCAGCTTTCAGGCCCTAGACTGGCAGAAACATGGCCCTTCTTCGCCCGGCTTCCAATCACGGTAGCAAAAGCAGGTGTAGATTGCCAAGCTAAACAACTTTAACTTCCAGTGTGTTTTCAATACCCCCCATGTTATTGGTTGCCACACATA from Yarrowia lipolytica chromosome 1D, complete sequence encodes:
- a CDS encoding uncharacterized protein (Compare to YALI0D20218g, no similarity); its protein translation is MQQPPPPGPGTPPIGPQRGTFPTFNTRHHPYPPPPHHGPPQHTPPPPPQYMHANGYPYPIQYPPHMYPLPYEVMSMPPGAPYMPHYGLPQPVWMYPSPHQPVPVVPPVPPPMPTATPGSGHFITGWKLDTLGLTQSEIAHMITYSSETEGVRNLRKDNLTPSNNWTCIFYNEDETGQYTLPRQTANNLKHDLDIVIERFQRGLNNTMEESYVFHNGQLKLDAQKGFFSSHWPDTVPSFATKDLVGKSVFTLSTSSRAKDWWNFQLQGDYEYITHTFCGRHSAALFVSTTPGEQALTVYWVMINGQPCHINGATDWFWFQPKKFLPEERSEDKVKLLLTGDPSRNLFLLASYSDDVHYIYLISRDPNSKTDRGNVTLIQVISNITRASPLSAPNVDSDEWCEFEIYTFASRMALYSNGRLAVFDVQLRPDGHIWSRVDLSKVGGIGRKSPPRQLGRYLIFDHVGALDMVTFRYREFEEGFCDGKFVIWSIRDEKLVASVLDSIDKEGNVTGQLQEVFDVSVVQPSNAEWLRDSHTTLDVGSQSGDMRRTAAIKQMNLMYGPEVEVIEIS
- a CDS encoding uncharacterized protein (Compare to YALI0D20240g, weakly similar to uniprot|P07276 Saccharomyces cerevisiae YGR258c RAD2 structure-specific nuclease of the nucleotide excision repairosome); protein product: MGVRGLWDIVQSTARPVKVETLGGNRLAVDASIWIYQFLKTTRGAGKKNAHLVGFFRRILKLLFLGIKPVFVFDGVAPELKRKTVARRRERREGRIDSMEKEAKRILAMQLENREQQLNAKRKREDDDDNDDDDYTKGSELLGSDTKHVVQKLGGSNKKQQLKSDYDLPDLDVNIGQDDRFLTQRELEERKELQNLIPHVAGDGSLDISTDIDFDSDYFRSLPDATKYELLNGARLRSRLRMGHTAEQLQRLYPDSESFSKFQVNRVALRNNYTQRLMQLVGLEGDLTLPKEHETIAEINRVSGEKGKEYVMEKNEDGWTLAMHDGGGNRDSPVLIDDEDGEKRSHDFGRFRRKSSLDREERRKTQIKKEEIKEESEDDEWEDVDIDDKETVDIDQQIIDAGEDLETQQSIMNSLDDEKKAKLAAMTKTLQLKGLDGLGEMDWGAGIFAPTEEKKKKEDEVMEVLQSTYRDQKVWGGEQEITQSSTLLDNDLETAVDDYAQSANKPADADLAEKDESVLKPDEPDESKSPEETLPVWFQQSQDGVQSAHRPVANREESDSDEDAGLYYGGQSYGITREIVELSDDDEPVAPAVTSRAVATTKLPSKPTASNSVAKPVTASIITKSANIQPAPVPTPAENTETITVSDSESDAEFESVSIEPEKAEPEPIPTEKPAESLGGDIFGTGELSLGEGIVGTGSLEPNTFDKPEVVTEPADISKAHTPKESPVVDGDATPEVDEHNKSFENMVLAEEEAVEDMQTSQNLIKNFNREQEEFEKQFKLEEEQAKEMRMALMEELEQINHTQKSRDTTNEEAITQTMVDECQQLLQLFGIPFITAPTEAEAQCATLVNLDLVDGVITEDSDVFLFSSNPRMRVFKNFFNSNKYVECYKTGEIEQTLNLERKDLVDLALLLGSDYTDGLPGIGPVSAMEILAEFKAPGKDTLREFKDWWESQLVERANRGKSDNTSAFKSKFSKRFLSKLFLSASFPSEKIRLGYLEPSVDDDKTPFKWGHPSLVGLREYLGDTIGGNSIDSLLLPVLQQMNAKQNRQTQILDFLPNGNETSGSVRIAKALTKIKQRAKDKRDATREGDKSQDKARQKDKDKDKEMEMDLDLEG
- a CDS encoding uncharacterized protein (Compare to YALI0D20262g, similar to uniprot|Q02896 Saccharomyces cerevisiae YPL087w YDC1 alkaline dihydroceramidase, similar to Saccharomyces cerevisiae YPC1 (YBR183W) and YDC1 (YPL087W); ancestral locus Anc_8.564); the encoded protein is MLPGGIPYPPPVDNGYWGPTTSTIDWCEENYVVSKYVAEIMNTTTNAVFMIMALYTIINVYREKHHPTIIFAAIGFFIVGFGSWMFHMTLWYEFQLLDELPMIYATCVPLYIVFSNKKSNHFKTLLGVGIAAGALLLTAIYLHNKNPTFHQAAYGILNFIVIGKSVALTKAYISDQKTKNLFWRLLALGLFSFLFGYFLWNLDIHLCNQWIKIRREVGLPYGLVIEGHAWWHIFTGLGVYIYIVYLCYLQVFLAKRQHLYHFLWWCGFFPHVDLLPEAKSLWNKLGRAPTETEMAEVNSLSGVKRVSSIHAKSSSVNHHN